A section of the Tachysurus fulvidraco isolate hzauxx_2018 chromosome 7, HZAU_PFXX_2.0, whole genome shotgun sequence genome encodes:
- the srd5a1 gene encoding 3-oxo-5-alpha-steroid 4-dehydrogenase 1: protein MGVIEKVLRSLLGSDEEELYILDCLAYLMLLIALGTFFTLLFENTPYGRYTSSTYGFPVHVKMAWFVQELPAFLLPLSLILWASPLKITVLPNQILLGMYFCHYVQRSLLYPFLIRGGKPTPFASFALAFLFCFYNGYLQVRYLSQYADFPQGWVSHPCFITGSCLWFLGWIINLHSDHILRNLRSPGETGYKIPRGGAFEYVSGANFLGEIVEWVGFALAAHSVHSFAFAFFTFIVLSNRAVSHHKWYLEKFEDYPKSRKALIPFVF, encoded by the exons ATGGGCGTTATAGAGAAGGTTTTGAGAAGCTTGTTGGGTTCTGATGAGGAAGAACTTTACATTCTGGACTGTCTTGCATATTTAATGCTGCTCATAGCTTTGGGGACGTTTTTCACTTTGCTCTTTGAGAACACACCTTATGGCAGGTATACCTCAAGTACATATGGGTTTCCTGTTCATGTTAAAATGGCTTGGTTTGTTCAAGAGCTACCTGCTTTTCTTCTACCTCTGAGTTTAATATTATGGGCATCACCGTTGAAGATAACAGTCCTACCAAACCAGATACTTCTTGGCATGTACTTTTGTCACTATGTCCAAAG gtcTCTCTTATATCCATTTTTAATCCGTGGTGGAAAGCCCACACCGTTCGCCTCATTTGCTCTAGcatttctgttttgcttttataaTGGATATCTGCAAGTGAGATACCTGAGCCAGTATGCAGACTTCCCTCAGGGTTGGGTTTCACATCCCTGCTTCATCACAG GCTCCTGTCTATGGTTTCTGGGATGGATAATTAACCTTCATTCTGACCACATCCTGAGGAACCTGCGCAGTCCAGGAGAAACAGGCTACAAGATACCCAGAG GTGGAGCGTTTGAGTATGTTTCAGGGGCTAATTTTCTGGGTGAGATCGTGGAATGGGTTGGATTTGCGCTGGCTGCACACTCAGTCCACAGTTTTGCCTTTGCTTTCTTCACCTTCATCGTCCTTTCCAACCGAGCCGTCTCCCACCACAA GTGGTATCTTGAGAAATTTGAGGATTACCCCAAATCAAGGAAAGCTCTGATTCCGTTTGTAttctga
- the nsun2 gene encoding RNA cytosine C(5)-methyltransferase NSUN2 yields the protein MGRRNRNRQNNKDRRPEGKRSRDDAGWGAGYAEIIKENKLFEQYYQELKIVPEGEFEEFMDAMREPLPATIRITGYKSHAKEILHTLKEKYFKEIQDLEIEGQKIEAPQALSWYPDELAWHTNMSRKILRKSPLLEKFHQFLVSETESGNISRQEAVSMIPPLLLKIEPHHKILDMCAAPGSKTAQLIEMLHSDMNVPFPEGFVIANDVDNKRCYLLVHQAKRLNSPCIMVVNHDASCIPRLQVESNGKKDVLFYDRVLCDVPCSGDGTMRKNIDVWKKWTTSNSLQLHGLQLRIAVRGVEQLAVGGRMVYSTCSLNPIEDEAVIASLLEKSEGALELADASADLPGLKYMPGITSWKVMTREGQWYNNWSEVPSSRHTQIRPSMFPPADPEKLKSMQLERCMRILPHHQNTGGFFVAVLVKKAPMPWNRRYPKLRNKEATSTASEEAQPEEGEAETAAEGDAVLENTPETETKKDGVCGPPPSKKMKLFGFKEDPFVFLTEDDPVFPPIQTFYDLTPDFPKLNVLTRTHDGKKRHLYMVSKELRNVLLNNSERMKVINTGVKAWSRNNDGEQFGCAFRLAQEGIYTLCPYIRARVITISLEDVKVLLTEENPFLSRLTDDAHAQAKKLEMGSIVLRYEPDPNDPSTPQCPIDLCGWRGKTSIRAFVARNERLHYLRMVGVEVFRDKQGKKDGGEAEAQDGGEAEAQDGGEAEAQDGGEAEAQDGGEGEAQDGGEAEAQDGGEGEAIKTGKEGEQEDEGMQKENSDTEQNRSLEFKSNGAEEARTVGPKSD from the exons ATGGGTAgaaggaacaggaacagacaaaacaacaaagatAGACGACCGGAAGGAAAGAGAAGCAGAGATGATGCT GGTTGGGGTGCAGGCTATGCTGAAATTATCAAGGAGAACAAGCTGTTCGAGCAGTACTACCAGGAGCTGAAGATCGTTCCCGAAGGAGAATTTGAGGAATTTATGGATGCTATGAGAGAGCCGCTGCCTGCCACCATTCGCATCACCGGCTACAAAAG TCACGCCAAAGAGATCCTGCACACCTTGAAAGAGAAATACTTCAAAGAAATACAGGACCTGGAGATTGAAGGACAGAAGATTGAAGCTcctcaggctttaagctg GTACCCAGACGAATTGGCTTGGCATACCAACATGAGCAGGAAGATCTTGCGCAAGTCTCCACTTCTGGAGAAGTTCCACCAGTTTTTAGTGAGCGAGACCGAATCT GGAAATATCAGCCGCCAGGAGGCGGTCAGTATGattcctcctctgctgctgaaAATCGAACCTCATCACAAG ATCTTGGATATGTGTGCTGCTCCAGGATCCAAGACTGCGCAGCTGATAGAGATGCTCCATTCTGATATGAATGTGCCTTTTCCTG AGGGCTTTGTTATCGCAAACGACGTGGATAATAAGCGCTGTTACCTGCTGGTGCACCAGGCGAAGAGGCTGAACAGTCCGTGTATCATGGTGGTGAACCACGATGCTTCCTGCATCCCACGCCTGCAAGTGGAGAGCAACGGAAAGAAGGACGTCCTGTTCTACGACCGAGTGCTATGCGACGTCCCCTGCAG CGGAGACGGAACGATGCGAAAGAACATCGACGTCTGGAAGAAGTGGACGACCAGCAACAGCCTCCAGCTCCATGG cCTACAGTTGAGGATCGCGGTGCGTGGAGTGGAGCAGCTGGCTGTCGGTGGGCGGATGGTTTATTCCACCTGCTCTCTGAACCCCATTGAAGATGAAGCGGTGATCGCCTCCCTGCTGGAGAAGAGCGAAG GTGCCCTCGAGCTGGCTGACGCCTCTGCTGACCTGCCGGGACTGAAGTACATGCCTGGTATCACATCCTGGAAG GTGATGACCAGAGAAGGCCAGTGGTACAACAATTGGTCTGAGGTTCCGTCGAGTCGTCACACTCAGATCAGACCTTCCATGTTCCCTCCCGCTGACCCGGAGAAACTGAAGAGCATGCAGCTGGAGAGATG tatgagGATTCTACCCCATCACCAGAACACCGGTGGATTCTTTGTGGCAGTGCTGGTGAAGAAGGCGCCCATGCCGTGGAACCGCCGCTATCCAAAA CTTCGGAATAAAGAGGCCACCAGCACCGCCAGCGAGGAAGCGCAGCCCGAGGAGGGAGAGGCGGAGACGGCAGCCGAGGGAGACGCCGTCCTGGAAAATACCCCTGAGACCGAGACCAAGAAGGAcggagtgtgtgg ACCCCCGCCTTCAAAGAAGATGAAGCTCTTCGGCTTCAAAGAAGATCCCTTCGTCTTTCTGACTGAGGATGACCCAGTCTTCCCTCCTATCCA AACGTTCTACGACCTCACTCCAGACTTTCCCAAGCTGAATGTCTTGACCAGGACACATGAcggaaaaaaaagacacttgTACATGGTGTCCAAGGAGCTCCGTAACGTCCTGCTCAACAACAGCGAGAGAATGAAG GTGATCAACACGGGAGTGAAAGCATGGTCACGGAATAATGATGGAGAGCAGTTTGGCTGTGCTTTCAGACTGGCACAGGAG GGTATCTACACTCTGTGTCCCTACATCAGAGCACGTGTCATCACCATTAGCCTGGAGGACGTGAAGGTCCTTTTAACCGAGGAGAATCCTTTCCTCAGCAGACTGACTGATGATGCTCATGCCCAGGCCAAGAAACTCG AAATGGGCAGCATCGTCCTAAGATATGAACCTGATCCGAA TGATCCCAGCACTCCTCAGTGCCCCATAGATCTGTGTGGTTGGAGAGGAAAGACCTCCATCAGGGCTTTCGTGGCCCGGAACGAGCGTCTTCACTACTTGCGCATGGTGGGTGTGGAGGTCTTTCGTGACAAGCAGGGCAAGAAGGATGGAGGTGAGGCGGAAGCTCAGGATGGAGGTGAGGCGGAAGCTCAGGATGGAGGTGAGGCGGAAGCTCAGGATGGAGGTGAGGCGGAAGCTCAGGATGGAGGTGAGGGAGAAGCTCAGGATGGAGGTGAGGCAGAAGCTCAGGATGGAGGTGAGGGAGAAGCAATAAAGACCGGAAAAGAAGGAGAACAAGAGGATGAAGGGATGCAAAAGGAGAACTCGgacacagaacaaaacagaTCCTTAGAATTCAAAAGTAACGGAGCGGAGGAAGCAAGGACTGTCGGACCGAAGTCGGACTGA